GTTAGAAAAAAATCTTCTTGTTCAAAATATAAGAACTCAAGTTTTTTACATAATTGAATTCGTTATTTTTGGAGGTTTCAGTCTTTTAATCTCCTATGCAACTGAAAATGTTAACAAATCTCATTACACAATTTAAGCTTTGATACTGTTTTTCTTACCCACCGCACTATCTTTTGAATGGCTAATCCTCAAAACTCTTTATCTTTTGTGCAGACCCAACTGATGAAGCTTCCAAAGAATCTTCTGGCGAAAACGCCTACAATTAAGAATACTGGACAAGTAAGTATGGCAGATTCACAAAGATTTTAGCTTGACTAATCATGAAGATTTTAATTTCTAATTTCAACTTTTCCTCGGTTGATGAAGTTGTTAGAGCATATGCCTCGGGTGATTTCATCCCTGGATGCACACATGGAAAAGGGATTGCAAAGGTTGTGATGATGCTgcgtgctttttttttttttaatatttacacTACCTTTACTGTAATGTGCCTAAAGCGTAAATTAGTGGTTTACCTAAAGCTACGCTAGTTTTTTTTGGGAAAGAACATGGTAAACCAAGAACTGTAACATAGTATGTAGTGCTTATATCTCTATTTCTAATTGCTTTACCTGATTTACAATATTTGCAGTGTTCCTCATCTACAAACTGTAATCCAATTACTCGCAAACATGGAAAGCAGTCAGCTTAGTTCCCTCTCCCACGTGCATCGTCCTCGTCCTCGAGAGGTTATAACTATTCCAGTCTCTCAGCATATGtcatacacttttttttttttattattgttttcatTTTCTGTTAAATAGTTCAGATTATTCCACACCAAGGGAGAAATTTTCTTTTTAGTTCCACAAGCAATATTGTTCTTCCAGATATCTTATTTTGCACCTTATTGTTTCTCCTCCCAGGAGCATATTGCAAAAAATCATCCTTCTAAACTGGAGTAGGAAAATCATCGATTTTTGGCATACGTTTTGCCAAAAATCTGAATTTGTTAGTGACTGAGAGTCATGGCAAATATTGGCAATCAATGTTGTAAAAGTATTGTATTGGCCTTTCATAGTGTGATGAAGTCACATGCCATCTCATTGTACATAAACTAGTGATTGTAACTCAAATGATGTTCCATATTGTTGATGAGTAGTTTTAATTTCAACTATTGTAGTAGTGATGAATCTGCAATGATAAGTGCATAATTCGAATGTAGGTTCGAAGAAGGAAAGCTTCAAGCTGTAATATTATTTCATTGCATATCTTTTTTGGTCTGGCTTTCAGTTTTGTTTCCTTGTCTTCTGTTTTGGTTGCATATTGGACATACCTGTACGAGAAAATTTACCAAAACTTCTATGACAAGCAaatgaaggacgagattgaaacAAGTTCTAAATTCAATTTAGTCGACCATGACTATTGTCCATGATTTTCTAGCCAGGTAAATCACcctgttaaaaaaaattatggccaTTGTTTTTCATAACATAAAGGCAGTGAACCATAATATGATATCAAGTATCTGAAGTAGAGAAAGAGAGGTCTAACATGCTTGGAGAAATCTAGTACCATACacacaaaaaataaaagattACATGGGCCtaggtaaaatgaccattttaaaAGTCATACAAGTCTATTTCTAATTGAGATTTATTGTTGAATTGATAGATTAATTGTAAATATGCAGTATTTGTGGTGCATAAAAATATTAGGAATGGATgaggtttattttttatttatttttttggaaGTTTAAAGAGCTGAGAAATTTGAAGAAATGATATTTTCCAACCATTTTTGTACCGAAGATTGACCTAGACGAGATTCCAGACAATCTTGTTGGGATATCGAGATACCTTGTAGAGATTTTAGACCGTCGAAAATTTTGATAAATTAGtaaatgagtaatgatatgtgcactaaaAATATATACCCAAACATTATACACAGTGGTGTGATAGTTTAgcctagccaatcacatttatcaAAACTGGAATCTGGAATCTAATGGGAGTTTTAGTATTAAAATAACACctgattattttttatttggttaaatttgttgatttaattaatactaattattaatattttttattgtatcaattttatttttgatatgtcattaaacatatcatattatcatataaatgaTTGTGGAAAAAGGATGAGACTTGCTTAAATGGATTGAAAATGGCTCACGATCGATAATGGTGTTGATTCAATCGGCATAACCTTTGATGAATTAATTGAAAATGTATTTAAAGTTACAAAAATTAACCGTGGCTTCTGTTagacaaaaaatttcaaatt
The Humulus lupulus chromosome 6, drHumLupu1.1, whole genome shotgun sequence DNA segment above includes these coding regions:
- the LOC133782925 gene encoding tobamovirus multiplication protein 2B, whose translation is MRMASSTGGSSTGNTAKAMVTDQISQAIQSTSNLLHLMQTSSPSQTQLMKLPKNLLAKTPTIKNTGQLLEHMPRVISSLDAHMEKGLQSVPHLQTVIQLLANMESSQLSSLSHVHRPRPREEHIAKNHPSKLE